A part of Candidatus Polarisedimenticolaceae bacterium genomic DNA contains:
- a CDS encoding DUF1579 domain-containing protein produces MAAKTKKKTKANDEAAMMALWQKAMTPSKGHARLEPMVGTFATKTTFVMGPGLPEQVSEGTSVHRWVLGGRYLEQIYKGTSMGMPFEGIGFTGYDNVRQRYVGTWMDSFGTGIMDSVGIGKPTPKVMEFEGKSCGPDGKTVKFLCKVRIKDRDRHSYEMWTRGPGRKLFRMMLVEYKRTA; encoded by the coding sequence ATGGCTGCGAAGACGAAGAAGAAGACGAAGGCCAACGACGAAGCGGCGATGATGGCGCTCTGGCAGAAGGCGATGACCCCGTCGAAGGGGCACGCTCGACTCGAGCCGATGGTCGGGACGTTCGCGACCAAGACGACATTCGTCATGGGGCCGGGGCTGCCGGAGCAGGTCAGCGAGGGGACCTCGGTCCACCGCTGGGTCCTGGGCGGCCGCTACCTCGAGCAGATCTACAAGGGGACCTCGATGGGGATGCCCTTCGAGGGGATCGGCTTCACCGGGTACGACAACGTCCGGCAGCGGTACGTGGGCACGTGGATGGACTCCTTCGGCACGGGGATCATGGACAGCGTCGGCATCGGGAAGCCGACCCCCAAGGTGATGGAGTTCGAAGGGAAGTCCTGCGGGCCGGACGGCAAGACCGTCAAGTTCCTCTGCAAGGTCCGCATCAAGGATCGCGATCGTCACTCGTACGAGATGTGGACCCGGGGACCGGGGCGGAAGCTCTTCCGCATGATGCTCGTCGAGTACAAGCGCACGGCCTGA
- a CDS encoding MFS transporter: MRPYRVLSHRDFRWLWTSQLVSLTGSQMQYAAIDWHIYLLTKSPLALGTVGLVRMIPILSLSLWGGVVADRRDRRRIMAITQSAMLIAASILAWLTWTGGETLAALYAVTALTSAAGSFDNPARQALIPKLVPRAELPAALSMNLTIFHAAMIGGPALAGLMIATSDGGTKGLAWIYGINALSFAGVIAAVAGMRTSGKPEGEPGSFEPPLVALRQGLRFVFGTPIMVWTMAVDFVATFFSAATSLLPIFADQILKVGPVGFGWLRAAPGLGALVGSLIASVRPLPRRQGPWFLGAVAAFGAATIVYGLSRSFLLTFLALFASGFADLVSTVIRQTIRQLITPDELRGRMTSVNMIFFMGGPQLGEMESGLVASLFATVALGATVSVVSGGVLTVLFTAWVAWRAPAVRRYALDG; encoded by the coding sequence GTGAGGCCCTACCGCGTCCTGAGCCACCGGGATTTCCGGTGGCTCTGGACGTCCCAGCTCGTGTCGTTGACCGGCTCGCAGATGCAGTACGCGGCCATCGACTGGCACATCTACCTGCTGACGAAATCGCCGCTCGCGCTCGGGACCGTCGGGCTGGTGCGCATGATCCCGATCCTCTCGCTGTCGTTGTGGGGCGGGGTCGTCGCCGACCGCCGCGACCGGCGACGGATCATGGCGATCACGCAGAGCGCGATGCTGATCGCCGCGTCGATCCTCGCGTGGCTCACGTGGACGGGCGGCGAGACCCTCGCGGCCCTCTACGCCGTGACCGCGCTGACCTCGGCGGCGGGCTCGTTCGACAATCCCGCACGCCAGGCGCTGATCCCGAAGCTCGTTCCCCGCGCCGAGCTCCCCGCCGCGCTGTCGATGAATCTGACCATCTTCCACGCCGCGATGATCGGCGGGCCCGCGCTCGCGGGGCTGATGATCGCGACGTCCGACGGGGGGACGAAGGGCCTCGCGTGGATCTACGGGATCAACGCGCTGTCCTTCGCGGGGGTGATCGCCGCCGTCGCGGGAATGCGGACGTCGGGGAAACCCGAGGGGGAGCCGGGCTCCTTCGAGCCGCCGCTCGTCGCCCTGCGCCAGGGGCTGCGATTCGTCTTCGGCACGCCGATCATGGTCTGGACGATGGCGGTCGACTTCGTCGCGACGTTTTTCTCCGCGGCGACGTCGCTGCTCCCGATCTTCGCGGACCAGATCCTGAAGGTGGGGCCGGTCGGGTTCGGGTGGCTGCGCGCGGCGCCGGGGCTCGGGGCGCTCGTCGGCTCGTTGATCGCCTCGGTGAGGCCCCTCCCGCGCAGGCAGGGCCCGTGGTTCCTCGGCGCGGTCGCGGCGTTCGGCGCGGCGACGATCGTCTACGGGCTCTCGCGCAGCTTCCTGCTCACGTTCCTCGCGTTGTTCGCCTCCGGCTTCGCCGACCTCGTCTCGACCGTCATCCGCCAGACGATCCGCCAGCTGATCACCCCCGACGAGCTGCGGGGCCGGATGACCTCCGTGAACATGATCTTCTTCATGGGGGGACCGCAGCTGGGGGAGATGGAATCGGGGCTGGTGGCGTCGCTGTTCGCGACGGTGGCGCTCGGCGCGACCGTGTCGGTCGTCTCCGGCGGCGTGCTCACCGTCCTCTTCACGGCGTGGGTCGCCTGGCGCGCCCCCGCGGTCCGGCGCTACGCCTTGGACGGCTGA
- a CDS encoding cytidylate kinase-like family protein, which yields MAHSTASIDHIEQLLDRQQRLWEIQHPRDEEPAWKKPREGPWVAVSTQLGAFGREIAERIARKLDWQLFDREILTSIVDHATMRERVLVHDDERGASGMYDYLAHLLIPGHLSRASYEVELMRVVSSIGRRGSAVLFGRGAQFVLDPTFGLRVRILGDRGVRIDAFSKEAKISIAEATRRIDEDDAARRAFVRQVFRREIDDPLGYDLVVNGPAVGLEAGCRIVLEAYRAKLGGG from the coding sequence ATGGCGCACTCCACCGCCTCGATCGACCACATCGAACAGCTCCTCGATCGCCAGCAGCGGCTCTGGGAGATCCAGCACCCGCGCGACGAGGAGCCGGCCTGGAAGAAGCCCCGCGAGGGGCCGTGGGTCGCCGTCTCCACGCAGCTCGGGGCGTTCGGGCGCGAGATCGCGGAACGGATCGCCCGGAAGCTCGACTGGCAGCTGTTCGACAGGGAGATCCTGACGTCGATCGTCGACCACGCCACGATGCGCGAGCGGGTGCTGGTCCACGACGACGAGCGGGGCGCCTCCGGGATGTACGACTACCTCGCGCACCTGCTCATCCCCGGCCATCTCTCCCGGGCCTCCTACGAAGTCGAGCTCATGCGCGTCGTGTCGTCGATCGGGCGGCGGGGGAGCGCGGTGCTCTTCGGGCGCGGGGCGCAGTTCGTGCTCGATCCGACGTTCGGGCTGCGGGTGCGGATCCTCGGCGATCGCGGGGTGCGCATCGACGCGTTCTCGAAGGAAGCGAAGATCTCGATCGCCGAGGCGACGCGCCGCATCGACGAGGACGACGCCGCGCGCCGGGCCTTCGTGCGCCAGGTCTTCCGTCGCGAGATCGACGACCCTCTCGGATACGACCTCGTCGTCAACGGCCCCGCGGTCGGACTCGAGGCCGGCTGCCGGATCGTCCTCGAGGCGTATCGGGCGAAGCTGGGGGGCGGCTAG
- a CDS encoding SRPBCC domain-containing protein: MRAACVLAAIFTVTGAAASDRILRAEFELPAPVSEVWKVWTTEAGVTSFFAPGAHIEPRVDGAYEIFFNPKAEPGMRGADGMRILAFEPERRLAFTWNAPPSIPAIRGQRTMVVVELQPAGEGRTRLRFTHLGWGEGTDWDAAYAYFDKAWSTFVLPHLKQRFVKGPVDWAKGESPEPLAGTMRVGLVPR, from the coding sequence ATGAGGGCGGCGTGCGTGCTGGCGGCGATCTTCACGGTGACGGGGGCCGCGGCCTCCGATCGGATCCTGCGCGCGGAGTTCGAGCTTCCCGCTCCGGTCTCCGAGGTCTGGAAGGTCTGGACGACCGAGGCCGGGGTCACGAGCTTCTTCGCCCCCGGCGCACACATCGAGCCCCGGGTGGACGGAGCGTACGAGATCTTCTTCAACCCGAAGGCGGAGCCGGGGATGCGCGGGGCCGACGGGATGCGCATCCTGGCCTTCGAGCCGGAGCGGCGGCTCGCGTTCACCTGGAACGCGCCGCCGTCCATCCCGGCGATCCGTGGGCAGCGCACGATGGTCGTCGTCGAGCTTCAACCGGCGGGCGAGGGGCGCACGAGGCTGCGGTTCACCCATCTCGGTTGGGGGGAGGGGACGGACTGGGACGCGGCGTACGCGTACTTCGACAAGGCGTGGAGCACTTTCGTGCTGCCGCACCTGAAGCAGCGCTTCGTGAAGGGGCCGGTGGACTGGGCGAAGGGGGAGTCCCCCGAGCCGCTCGCCGGGACGATGCGCGTCGGGCTCGTCCCGCGATAG